The stretch of DNA acataatatttcaaatgtcataaaaaatttattataagatttttgacattaaattgtatgatgaaattgatttttattttggtgcttaatagaatatataaaaataatttagagcaccaagttaataaccattaacaaaataatttaataatcaaaatataattattttttatcattaaaatcatatcaaatgcaaaacatcaTGATTCTGGTCCTTGAAACCAATCATTGGCAAGAGATTCTAATCGCTAAGGCCATCTCAAACGGTGGTTGAATCTGCTCGCCAAGCTAAAATTTGATAAGCCAAATCAAGATTTTCAACTCAAACGGAGCTTGTCGGGTAATTCACACCAAAAGTcacaaaattttggtgttttttgtaatttgatcactaaacttcaattgaTTATAAAGTGGTCGTaaaactttcaaatattttgtaatgtgaTCACATTTAAGACTTTTTGGCTTGGTCTCGCCGAAGTTGCTGATGTGTTGATGACGTGGCACTGATGTGTTGGCAAAAGCATGTTGAAAAGTCATAACTGTGAtcacattacaaaatatttgaaagttttgtgatcactttataattaattgaaatttaatgacCAAATCACAAAAGATTCCAAAATTTTGTGACTTTTGGTGTGAATTACCTGGAGCTTGCCATAACCAATTTTCCAACCATGAAAAGTCTCGCCATAATTGGCGACTGAAATCTCCTAACCATATCTTCCCCCACCCCCAAACGACTAGCAacacatggaaagaaaaaacCAAACTCGGTGAAGATTGAATCAACCAAAGAAGACGAGTTGCATGCGAAAGTGACGAGTAGCAATGGTGGCGGAGAAAGAACCAGATCCAACAACGATGACGAAGAGCAAAACCAGCAATAGTAATGGCGTGCAACGTCTTTAACTTAATTAAggtcttatttttaatatatggagtgttcaagtaaaaaaaaaaatcacaataacctttaatgaaaattttaaactataagGGATCTCCATATAAATATTCTATAGTAAAGGGGCTTAATGGGCAATCTATAACTTTTCTTGTAAGTAAGAGAAAATTGCAATAATCACCCCTACAAAACCCAcacttgcattttttttttaaaaaaaaaaaacctacccTTTAGGTTTTAAAAATAGACCATTCTACTTGTACACTAAGGCCTACAATGTAATACTtaagaaattaggattatttgaaaataagtattttattagaaaaatgaaatttcggagaagattggtatctaaatagcccgaaaaattgaccgaatcgactgtagggagtgccctggagtcgagatgctaaaagaaaatgatatggttgtgatgagtattttgaggcatgatttatggcatcgaaaaaaatgagattgagaactatttttggtatagctaaaatgcagctgccaattaggctgcaataccgaattgttatagatgacTTTCAAGAAGTTAACGAAAGTTTTAGAAAGCTTCGGTTTTTTATAAGGAACAACTCTTCAGTggttcaggaagaaacgaaaagggttagggccaaaacgaagattcaggcttaagtgcagtttttttttaaattgtcagAGGGAGGTTAAAACGATGTTTTTTCCAGAATCTTCGGGGTCGAaaggatgttttaggacttgaggttttaaatctaatattggaaagttcaggggctaaGTAAAAATGGCAAAAAAGGTAAAagccaaaagttgaggggccaaagtgtaaaaaAACTCAAAGATGGCAACAATGAGAAATCGACCAGGCCAAGAGGGTTGCCGAAAGCCATTGGGTTTGCACGAGGGATGGTTGGGGAACACTTTTGGTAAAGGATAGGTCGACAACAGCCATCGTGGTGGCCGAAAATCGAGAAAAAGTGACCGAAAGTTCGATCGGTTGGTTACACGCCTGCAACTTGGTTTGGTGGTCGGATGATGGTGTTTCAAGGCCAATTTAGGGGAGGTAGGAACTCCTAAGGGGTCGGGTAAGGCGCCCAAGGGCATTTGGGTGctcgattttgcctataaataggcgttaATAAAGGTCGAAAATAGGGGAGATGGTAGCTTTAAATTGACCGCGATAATGAACGAATTGACGtcccaaaataaggggcttttgaagcccatgagatgtagaTGATATCTGGAGAGTTAGAGCCATTTTGGTGAAGGTTTGGTGGGGTTTTGAAGCCTCGTTAGAAAAGGAGGCGGATGGCCAAGCCGAAGCTTTGGCTGCCTGGTTGAGGGTCTTCTGGTTGCTCTTTCAAGGCAAGGAGGGTGGCATTCGGATCGACTAAGTGAGAGGAAGAAGCTGGTGGAGTCAGACCAGATCGCCGGCATGAttgtcgccggagaagacgaccagcGCGTGTCAGTCACGCGCTGCCTTCTACGCGTCGCTAGTCGCCCTAGCGCGTGTGGGTGCGTGGGGCTTgggaaaattctgaaaaaatattgaaaaaatctgaaaaattattttattgaggtccgtgcaaaaagatttgggtttgagcttcccgatgtctcgattttcgCACTAAAAAGCCTCATTTTGTGTGAAAATGCAACATTCTGGTAAGTTTAGtattttttctttgaagttcatagcatatgatgaattgttgtggaattagatttgagaaaatagtctcgatagtatttattgggatttttagaggaaaaaaaaagaaggaaaggaaggaaaagttgaataaatagaatatggagatatttagtgataaattatcatttttatggTTGAGATGATCGAGATGATGTAATTGGtgtaacttttgagagttggcaagagaatcgaggtcgggcacgcaaatcaaggcagtttgcacgcttttcgagataTCCCGATTTTCATGTAAgatgagtggttttctcacaagaacttatatttatgatatgttTGTTATGtatgcatgttgttatgaatgcaatattcattttgtcatattgcatggaaagtcgtgataattgcataaCACGATGtgattgtcatattgatatttgtgcatgggaatgggatgttgCCCCTggagtgtagccataattcccttagtgcaatgatggaataacgttaggcttatcctgcagaggttcaaGATTTACCTAGGATTCCGCGTGGGGCTGGTAGGCCTGGAAAGTTATATTAAGGGTAAATGttgtttatgttattgtatcattcattcgtatatatatgtttttggaccctcactataagtttcattttctaatggtttatgcccctggaacattcaacgttccagtttagacttgcagcttaggcaaggagcaggttgaaataagacggcacgtgatggcgtggctaatggattcagcgagctgattcggatatgttttagtttATGCTTTATcgatgattagtcttgttagaatgtttatggaatctccatgtattttataatatgatgtaatatatggtacggattttttatgatataatataaggtgaattcagatatgtaccatatcagatttcgattatcgcttccacatattgtgaatgatttgttggggattttgtttggaattcggtacttaaggtttaagttatgtaccgagaaagaaataaaaaaataatttatgtatattttgggccccatcatagtgacacgctcggtaagagaaaagcagGGTGTTACATACACTTGGGTTACACCGAGGCATACAAATGACCAAAATTCTCtcacaaaaattacaaatttgttttctctgTCCATGACTGCCTTATCTTTCCtttatctcatattttttcCACGGCTGCCCGCTACAATTGTCGATCACTACTTTCCTCTCATCGCCATCGCCTTACCTCGAGCAAATCGTTGCCTCGCATCGATCATCGTGGAGAGGAAGGGTTTGAAACAATTTATGCAAGGGAAGATGGCAAGGCGAAGACAGTGAGAGGAAAGTGGCAACCAGCAATTGTAGCGTGCAACCATGGGAAGAAGGGGAGGGAAATGAGATATGAGGCAACCAAGGGCATGAGAagcaaatttgtaatttttgtgaGAGTATTCTGATCATTTATATATTTGGGTGTAACCCTCGGTAcgagaaacattttcctttaaaataataataacattcaATGTTactaaacaaatgaataaaacaaccatttttacctttcattctttttctaattttctttatttctttttcatctctcatttgattttgaaaaataaaaaataaccaatGATCGTTGGTGACCACTATTGTGGTTGGTCTAGGTTTCGTTGAACACAAATTCATTAatctaagggtgtgtttgatagcatgaaacttctatgaaaaatgtcacattcaaagaattaaattctatttttactgTTTGACACACTATGTTTTCTATAGAATTCTATTCCATGGTACAACTATTATGGTGTATTTGATAGCatgaaaaatacatgaaaaatgtcacatctaaggaattgaattctatttttggtgtttgacacactatattttatatgaaattgaattccatggtacaatcattaaagtatgtttttgtctattttctatcgaaaattccatctagggggagatgatttttgttttccatgtaagttggaaaatgttttcatttctactaaatgctatcaaacacacccttaaagtatattttggtctattttttataaaaaatccaTCTAAGAgaggtgatttttatttttcatccaagttgaaaaatatatatttttttaactaaatgctatcaaacactcCCCTTAAATCCTAAACCCCtacttacatgaaaaacaaaaatcacatcACCTAAATGAATtatactataaaatttaattttataaaaaatataatatatcaaataagaaagataaaattttattttttgaatgtgATATTTTCTATAGGAGTTACGTACTATCAAACACACGAAAGAGTTAAAACCAAGTGAATTTAGTTTCAACAAAACTCAGAACATGAGACATATCTAAATGATGTCAAGAGGCAATAGTGAAGTAAGGATTGACAATGACTAGTAATGGGACGGACGTGACAGAAAAGAGATAAAGATGTTTTATTGCTAAaggtattttagtatttaattagaattaattaataataataacactaaaaatttaaaaatatttattattatattttctaaaactcTTTCAAATATCATAGATACGCGTGtaattctctcatttttaagtaaatatcaGTCGTTACGTTTCTGAATTCTGATCGCCGAATActttgttaaattaaaaaaaaaaattatagggaGAGAAGCGTATGTGAATTCTCACACAGCATGTATTGCCAGGAAGCATCTGGAGTTAATTTGAGCTCCGACTCAACTCAATCCTCTCAATTTTGAACTTGATCATGGACTGAATTCTCCCCTGCAATGGGGGCTATCGTCTCTGCCGCCGTGTGAATAGAGAGAGCGAGACAAACCAGAGCGATTCCAACAGAATTGTTAGGGTTTTAGGAGGAAATGGCAGCGGTTGCTCCTGCCACCACTTCGTGGATCCCTGAAGATGACCTCTTACTGAAGAATGCTGTGGAGGTAACAACCATTTTGATTTCCCCCTCTCCGTATCTTCTTTTTCCTtacctttcaatttttttgcgtATTCGTTATGGAGTTTGCGCTAATTTGGCCCCGAGTTCGCGATCTCTTGCTCTTCTAAAGTGAGCAAccgttttatttttcttcttttgatagtCGCTCATCCTAATTAACTCTTTGCTCGGTAGTTCTCACCAGTTCTGGAATATCATGAACGGCTGCAACggcatatttttcttttctacagAACATTAGATCCCGTGTGTTTGTGTTTTGGAGAATTGATCGACGAAATGAGCCCTAGCTACATCACTAGACGATTATCCTTTGGTGAATAACAAGCTGTGAGGAATTACGCAACTGATTTTAGGGCTGCCAACGATAGATATCTCTAATGAACACAGAAAACTGTACGCCTGGTGTGCCTCTtgcgaattttgagattttgcaTGTGGTATCAAAGTTTTAGTGTATGTACAGCGTTTCCCATTCTGCTACactccccttctctctctcacacccacGCTGTAGATATAGGATGGAATGAATCCAATATATGACCTAACTGGGGCATATCTGTAATGTATACATACAGTAGGGAAGTGGAGTGTTTGACGGATAAATTTGGAgagtggtggagatttaattcaaTTTGGGGTATGTCAAGTCTGATGGTTGCCAAAAGCTGATATCATTCTAGGATGATTTTAAGAGGTGGAGCATGGAGGGATAGTTTCGATATCCATGAACCAAGGGTTTTTGAATGATATTGGGCAGGTGGTTGCTTCAGAAGGGGGAGAGAGCTTTCAGGGAAGGAGTAGGGTGAAAGGCTACAGGAGGGATTCAACCAGACTAATAATACAAAGAAAATTAACTCAAGTTAAAAATCTGTTGCTTGATTAAAGGAGGAGGATTTAACTGAATAGAAGCATTTGATCTTCCAAGATACGATCATCTAAGGACTAATGGAGAATTGTACTGTTGGTAAGGCCTGTAGGGGAGGGAAAACAATTTTAGAGAGCAAGAACCAAATCTATAGCAGCATGATTCTATGTGAAGTGGGTTGGACTTAGTTGCACCTCCAAAGAAGAGATTATGGTTGCAGTGGCATTTCACATGATGATGTTGCAATGACCTTGAAATCTGTGAGGCACATGAGCCAAATGGTATGACTATTGTTTTTTTTGCTGACAATGCTGAATTTTGATCGAAGGTGTCATTGTGGGCATATTCTTCTCATATTTTGACAGGTTGATTCTAGTTCTCACAAAAGATTTGGCCTATGACCTTGATCGGGCAAACCTATAAATTGACAAAGATTCTAGTTGGCATGAACATTTCTATAGAAGGTTGCTACattgaattggttattttattgGACAACTATAATCATCGAACATTTCCTAATGTGCCTCCTAAacatgttattttttaacttgttAAAAGCCTAACAATTTACAAACACTTGGGGAATTGGTGTCAACCATTAGTGTTAAGTCTATTGCTTTAAAACAAGTTAAAACCATAACATACGTTGAAAAAATAGCAGAAAAgctattataaaataaaaatattgtagAATTACAATTTGTCAGTCCTCCTTATATGATGCAATCTCAAgagttttgaatttcaaaaattataatttgttcaTGAATAAATTTCTCTAGTATACATACTTGGACTCCtatgttgtattttaattttttgaaaatccacATGTTAGGGTGTATGTATATGtcatgtgtaattttttaagaatatttttttttttaaatttcatttgtaTATACACTTCAATTCTTTGAGACTTTTTGTTGTGTAATGCCTAACTTTATCTGAATTTTTGACCTCTTTCTATAGGAAGGTGCTTCTTTAGAAGCACTTGCTAAGGGGGCAGTGCAATTCTCTCGCCGGTACACCTTTGAAGAACTAAAAAATCGATGGCATTCTTTGTTATATGATCCTGATATTTCAGCTCAAGCCTCTGCTTGCATGGTTGAGCTTCAAGGTTCTTCCAAAGTTAAAGAAAGCAAAATAGTTCgtgagaaaaggaaaattggaagcATACGCAAACAATACTTTTCCATGAGAAAGAGAATTCGAAGTGAATTTTTTAGTTCTGATGATCTAGGTTTTCTTACTGAACCTGATGTTCATAACTGCACTGGAAATGGAGCCGACTTTCATGGCCAGGTGACTCTGCATAATGTGCCTTCAGTTGTCAACTCTATGATAAGAGATTGTATCCCAAACCATTTTGGGCTTCAAGAATCAGATTTTGATATGCTGCATGATACCTTTCCACAGACAATAACAGATATTACTGCCACCAATGCCATTGCTGATGTTGGCAATGCATTTCGTTCGGAAGACCAGGATTCACTTGCAGCTAATCAGATAAGCACAATTGCTAGGAACAATTGCTTGCATGGATTTCCTGAAGATGTTTCCTCCTTATCTGTCCAAGGATCACTGAGAAATGAGGGAAACAAATCTTTTGAACAGACTCATGAAATCAAAGACATTCCTCATAATGTTGAAGATAATCAAGTAGACTTTGGGAAATCCTCAGGTGTGGAGGAAATGGATACGTCAAGATCACTTTCATGTACAAAACTACTTGAAACTGATGGTTCAGAGGCAAAGCCCTTGTCTACCTTTGACTCTTCGAATAGTAAGCTTGAAGATGACTGCTCTGAAATTGGAGCAAAGCAGCACTTTGGTTGTCTTACTGCAGACTGTAGCGACTCATTTCATACCATGGGATTTTCATCTCCATTGCCTAGCATGCCTCTTTGGAAGACAATGGAGGATATCTCAGCACCTTGTATGCCGATCAATAATAGTCCTGAAGATAAAGGGCAGGCTGCAGAATATGTATCTGAACTTCCTGATAAAGATAATGCTAAAAGTAAAAGTTCATTAGAGCATGCTGTTAGGCATTCAGGAGCCACATTGGCTGACAAACATAATAGTGATGGCTTCTTTAGTTCAGCTGCTATATCAGACAGTGAATTTGTAGACCTCCCAGACTCACTTTTGGACTTCTCAAATGAGGATGGGGTTCTCTTTGTGGATGTAGATCGGAAAAGCACATTGGATAAGTCTGGTTGTGATACCACACTGGAGTCTGGCTACCATAATAAACTGCTTTTGAGTTCTTCCAAAGATGTTGATGAGGGTGATCCAGCCAAAGTTGAACCCAAGACGATTCTTCCAAGTACTGGCATTGCTGCTGGTGATGGTTCATGTGTAGGCAAGCCAGAGGCTATTGCATCCCATTTTCACACTGCTTCTAGTGATCAGCAAAGTGTTCCTCATTCAGGAAACAGAATGCTATCTGCATCAATATTAAATAGCAAGTCTCATGAGCGTAGTGAAGGGATTATTATCTGCACATTGAACACTGAAGACCCAGAAATCCCATGCAATGATGATATATTTTTGCTCATCCATCCAGCTACAGCATTTAATTCGTCTACTATATCACCAATCACTATTGATACTATGTCCTGCGGTAATGAGAAGGGTAATGGACAATGTCTAAATTTGACGAAGAAAGTAGAAGATCCTGCACAATCTTTTAGGTCACCATTTATGGTAGGACCTTATATGTTGCCACAAACTGGTTCAGATGATTCAATTGTTGGGTGTACTGTCCAATCTGACGTGTCTGATGGTAGCTGTATGGCACTGCCCCCCAGACACAAGGTTATTGGAAACACAAACCAATTAAAATTAGCGCACACAACAATATCTACTGCAGATGGAAAGCTGGAGAAGGATGTGAGAAAAGTCGAGTTGGGGGTACTCTTTTTGATAGCATCCACTCTTTCTGAGCAACCTGTTCATTTTCTTATCATATGAATCTCTATCTGAAGCTTGCTGTTTGCTGCAAACAGGTTATAGACCCCCCAGGTACATTTAGGGAATTGTCATTAAATGCAGAAGCAGGTGCTGTTGAATTAACTCTTCCAGTACCAGTGGTAAATCCCACAACATCAGATCTGGAAGAACCTGAGAGCAATGATGATGTTCCTTATTTTTCTGATATTGAAGCTATGGTATATCTTCAGAATTTTGTTCTTTAGTTCTGGTTCTCTTCTAAtctttgttgttgtattttacCTCCTGATTCTTGGTGTTGTTTCTTCCAGATACTTGAAATGGACCTGTGTTCATATGATGATGATACCTATTTTAGTAGGCGAGGTAATTCCTTGAGTTAGTAACTGCCTTCtgtttttggttctttttcaaaAACTTGTATGTGAAGAAGGTTATTCatggataaaatatttttgtccatCTTTGGCATTCCATAATATAAATTCATGTGGATAAATTAGATATTACAATGAGATTGACTCATGTAACTTTGAATGCCTATGAGAATTAGATCATGAATACTAACGGTTTAGTTAAAATCAGCATCATTAAAAGCGCGCTTAAGTGCAGTTCTAGTGCTTTTTTCTTGTACAAGTGAAGCACAAATGATAAAGTGCTAAAAGTGC from Diospyros lotus cultivar Yz01 chromosome 6, ASM1463336v1, whole genome shotgun sequence encodes:
- the LOC127804046 gene encoding uncharacterized protein LOC127804046 isoform X3, which codes for MAAVAPATTSWIPEDDLLLKNAVEEGASLEALAKGAVQFSRRYTFEELKNRWHSLLYDPDISAQASACMVELQGSSKVKESKIVREKRKIGSIRKQYFSMRKRIRSEFFSSDDLGFLTEPDVHNCTGNGADFHGQVTLHNVPSVVNSMIRDCIPNHFGLQESDFDMLHDTFPQTITDITATNAIADVGNAFRSEDQDSLAANQISTIARNNCLHGFPEDVSSLSVQGSLRNEGNKSFEQTHEIKDIPHNVEDNQVDFGKSSGVEEMDTSRSLSCTKLLETDGSEAKPLSTFDSSNSKLEDDCSEIGAKQHFGCLTADCSDSFHTMGFSSPLPSMPLWKTMEDISAPCMPINNSPEDKGQAAEYVSELPDKDNAKSKSSLEHAVRHSGATLADKHNSDGFFSSAAISDSEFVDLPDSLLDFSNEDGVLFVDVDRKSTLDKSGCDTTLESGYHNKLLLSSSKDVDEGDPAKVEPKTILPSTGIAAGDGSCVGKPEAIASHFHTASSDQQSVPHSGNRMLSASILNSKSHERSEGIIICTLNTEDPEIPCNDDIFLLIHPATAFNSSTISPITIDTMSCGNEKGNGQCLNLTKKVEDPAQSFRSPFMVGPYMLPQTGSDDSIVGCTVQSDVSDGSCMALPPRHKVIGNTNQLKLAHTTISTADGKLEKDVRKVELGVIDPPGTFRELSLNAEAGAVELTLPVPVVNPTTSDLEEPESNDDVPYFSDIEAMILEMDLCSYDDDTYFSRRVSRYQHDDSKRKIVRLEQSARSSLQRTIASQGALAILYGRQSKHFIRKTEVILGRSTEEIDVDIDLSKEGRGNKISRRQAIVKMEDDGSFFLKNLGKSSISLNGRTVGTGQLMGLTSCCLIEFNIFNSRYILDIVTNLCTMMIM
- the LOC127804046 gene encoding uncharacterized protein LOC127804046 isoform X1, which codes for MAAVAPATTSWIPEDDLLLKNAVEEGASLEALAKGAVQFSRRYTFEELKNRWHSLLYDPDISAQASACMVELQGSSKVKESKIVREKRKIGSIRKQYFSMRKRIRSEFFSSDDLGFLTEPDVHNCTGNGADFHGQVTLHNVPSVVNSMIRDCIPNHFGLQESDFDMLHDTFPQTITDITATNAIADVGNAFRSEDQDSLAANQISTIARNNCLHGFPEDVSSLSVQGSLRNEGNKSFEQTHEIKDIPHNVEDNQVDFGKSSGVEEMDTSRSLSCTKLLETDGSEAKPLSTFDSSNSKLEDDCSEIGAKQHFGCLTADCSDSFHTMGFSSPLPSMPLWKTMEDISAPCMPINNSPEDKGQAAEYVSELPDKDNAKSKSSLEHAVRHSGATLADKHNSDGFFSSAAISDSEFVDLPDSLLDFSNEDGVLFVDVDRKSTLDKSGCDTTLESGYHNKLLLSSSKDVDEGDPAKVEPKTILPSTGIAAGDGSCVGKPEAIASHFHTASSDQQSVPHSGNRMLSASILNSKSHERSEGIIICTLNTEDPEIPCNDDIFLLIHPATAFNSSTISPITIDTMSCGNEKGNGQCLNLTKKVEDPAQSFRSPFMVGPYMLPQTGSDDSIVGCTVQSDVSDGSCMALPPRHKVIGNTNQLKLAHTTISTADGKLEKDVRKVELGVIDPPGTFRELSLNAEAGAVELTLPVPVVNPTTSDLEEPESNDDVPYFSDIEAMILEMDLCSYDDDTYFSRRVSRYQHDDSKRKIVRLEQSARSSLQRTIASQGALAILYGRQSKHFIRKTEVILGRSTEEIDVDIDLSKEGRGNKISRRQAIVKMEDDGSFFLKNLGKSSISLNGRTVGTGQLMGLTSCCLIEIRGTSLVFEINHKSVRRYLDNTAKKSQELRTNFKWSPEEEPALS
- the LOC127804046 gene encoding uncharacterized protein LOC127804046 isoform X2 — protein: MTLKSVRHMSQMEGASLEALAKGAVQFSRRYTFEELKNRWHSLLYDPDISAQASACMVELQGSSKVKESKIVREKRKIGSIRKQYFSMRKRIRSEFFSSDDLGFLTEPDVHNCTGNGADFHGQVTLHNVPSVVNSMIRDCIPNHFGLQESDFDMLHDTFPQTITDITATNAIADVGNAFRSEDQDSLAANQISTIARNNCLHGFPEDVSSLSVQGSLRNEGNKSFEQTHEIKDIPHNVEDNQVDFGKSSGVEEMDTSRSLSCTKLLETDGSEAKPLSTFDSSNSKLEDDCSEIGAKQHFGCLTADCSDSFHTMGFSSPLPSMPLWKTMEDISAPCMPINNSPEDKGQAAEYVSELPDKDNAKSKSSLEHAVRHSGATLADKHNSDGFFSSAAISDSEFVDLPDSLLDFSNEDGVLFVDVDRKSTLDKSGCDTTLESGYHNKLLLSSSKDVDEGDPAKVEPKTILPSTGIAAGDGSCVGKPEAIASHFHTASSDQQSVPHSGNRMLSASILNSKSHERSEGIIICTLNTEDPEIPCNDDIFLLIHPATAFNSSTISPITIDTMSCGNEKGNGQCLNLTKKVEDPAQSFRSPFMVGPYMLPQTGSDDSIVGCTVQSDVSDGSCMALPPRHKVIGNTNQLKLAHTTISTADGKLEKDVRKVELGVIDPPGTFRELSLNAEAGAVELTLPVPVVNPTTSDLEEPESNDDVPYFSDIEAMILEMDLCSYDDDTYFSRRVSRYQHDDSKRKIVRLEQSARSSLQRTIASQGALAILYGRQSKHFIRKTEVILGRSTEEIDVDIDLSKEGRGNKISRRQAIVKMEDDGSFFLKNLGKSSISLNGRTVGTGQLMGLTSCCLIEIRGTSLVFEINHKSVRRYLDNTAKKSQELRTNFKWSPEEEPALS